Proteins encoded in a region of the Neoarius graeffei isolate fNeoGra1 chromosome 3, fNeoGra1.pri, whole genome shotgun sequence genome:
- the LOC132882643 gene encoding uncharacterized protein DDB_G0271670-like codes for TSSSSSRSSSSSSSSSSSSHSSSSSSRSSNTRSSSSSSSSSSSSSSSSSSSSSSSRSSSSSRTSSSSSRSSSSSSSSSINSSSSSSSSSTRSSSSRRRRRRRSSCSSLCSRNSRRSSNSSSSRSRSISNSSSNSTSSSSSSSPRSSSSSSNISSSSSSPSSHSSTSFSSSSRSSTSSSSSSNSSSSHSYSSSSHSSSTTNSSRSSSSSSSSSSTSSSSSIRTSSHSNSSSGSHSSYSSISISSSSNISSSRSSSISSSRSSGSSSSSSSSSRGTSSSSSSSSSHSSDSSSHSSTSISSSGSSSSSTSISSSSSSMSSSSSSSSSSSSSSPSSRSSTSISSSSSISISSSDSSSHSSSSRSSSTSISSSSTTSSSSSSRAHFSSGSPGSSAPDLAALVRPGDV; via the exons actagtagcagcagcagccgtagtagtagtagcagtagtagtagtagcagtagtagtcatagtagtagcagtagtagtcgtagtagtaaTACTaggagcagcagtagtagtagtagtagcagcagcagtagtagcagcagtagtagcagtagtagcagtagtagtcgtagtagcagcagtagtaggactagtagcagcagcagccgtagtagtagtagtagtagtagtagcagtattaatagcagtagtagtagtagtagtagtagtactagaagtagcagcagcaggaggaggaggaggaggaggagtagctGTAGTAGTCTTTGCAGCCGCAATAGTAGGAGGagcagtaatagtagtagtagtaggagtaggaGTATCAGCAACAGTAGTAGTAACAGtactagtagtagcagcagcagtagtcctagaagtagtagtagcagtagtaatattagcagcagcagtagtagtcctAGTAGTCATAGCAGTACTAGTTTTAGCAGCAGTAGTCGCAGCAGtactagtagcagcagcagtagtaatagtagtagtagtcatagttACAGCAGCAGTAGTCATAGTAGCAGTACTACTAATAGCAgcagaagtagtagtagtagtagtagcagtagcagtactagcagcagcagcagtattaGAACTAGTAGTCATAGTAATAGTAGCAGTGGTAGTCATAGTAGTTATAGCAGTATTAGtattagcagcagtagtaatattagtagtagtagaagtagtagcattagtagtagtcgtagtagtggcagtagtagtagcagcagtagtagtagtaggggtactagtagtagcagcagtagtagtagtagtcatagtagcGACAGTAGTAGTCATAGCAGTACTAGTATTAGcagcagtggcagtagtagtagcagtactagtattagcagcagcagtagcagtatgagtagtagtagtagtagcagcagtagtagtagcagtagcagtccTAGCAGTCGTAGCAGTACTAGTATTAGCAGTAGTAGCAGTATTAGTATTAGCAGCAGTGACAGTAGTAgccatagtagtagtagtcgtagcaGCAGTACTAGTATTAGCAGCAGCAGTACTACtagcagtagtagcagcagta GAGCCCATTTTTCATCAGGTTCCCCTGGTTCCTCAGCACCAGACCTTGCAGCCCTTGTTAGACCGGGCgatgtctga